In Procambarus clarkii isolate CNS0578487 chromosome 13, FALCON_Pclarkii_2.0, whole genome shotgun sequence, the genomic stretch AGCCTTTAAACCATATCCTTGAATTATAAATATACTTGctccgaatgtgtgtgtgtgtgtttattatagGGTATTTTGAACTAATGTATAGGCTTGATGTTTTAGACTTGTGATTGGCTGCACTTCAGATGTATGTGTTGAGTGATAGAGTTGGCACCGAGGGATTGTAATGGATGTACTCAAGAAATTCCAGTAATTGTGTTGTTTCCAGTATTGAATTTAGATTTTAACATGAAAGTTATTGGTGAGTGACCGAAATATATCTGAAGACTATTTGTAGCAATGATTTCAAACGTGCTTGCACAAAGTACAGATTGGTAGTAATAAATTACAATATGATGTTAATTAGTCATGGGTTTCCACCTaattgtatttttattgtattgcataattattgttttttaattttcttgcattttatgtcactATGAAACATTAAAACCCTCATTAAATCTACTCTAatgcttggtccacataaagctttaagagtttctgtaatccagtttacaagaacaactttctgcttacagaaatgaaatatatgcatattatcctCAATTTCAGtgcattggtcacacctattgttgtcattaatgcccaacatcaacaacctatcattagtagggaggATCTCATGAATATATTCATAACATGACCCGACAGGTTCACGGGCCGGGGAGGCATCATTGAGACCCGACACCTGGAGAGCCTGGAGGAGCTTGTGGGTCAGTATGACGTTGTGTGTAACTGTTCGGGCATTGGGGCCAAGGACCTGGTGAACGACCTCACTGTCACTCCCATACGAGGTCAGGTCTACAAGGTCAGTCTTAGCCATGGACTACTTTATTGGAAACTAGATTAATCATTACAGCCTTGTTGATATTTCCAATGAACTTTTGctggatatctctctctctctctctctctctctctctctctctctctctctctctctctctctctctctctctctctctctctctctctctctctctctctctctctctctctctctctctctctctctctctctctctctctctctctctctctctctctctctctctctctctctctctctctctctctctctctctctctctctctctctctctctctctctctctctctctctctctctctctctctctctctctctctctctctctctcttatttaacAAAAAATTATGTTCAAGGTGCGCGCGCCGTGGGTTAAAAACTTCTACTTCGTGGACTACGACACCTACATCTTGCCTGGGTTTGACCACATCACGCTGGGTGGAACGAGGCAGTTTGACTCGTACAAGGAAGATGTGGACAAGTACGACTCCATGGCCATCTGGGAGCGATGCTTGGCACTGGTTCCAAGCCTGAAGGCTGCAGAGGTGGGTACTACTGGAGTTTGGTAAGTGAGTTTCGGCACTGTAAACTGCGCACTTGGTTAAAGTCACACTCTACCTAGCGGTTTACCTTCACGTGTTCTTTAATAACTAAAAGAGCACAAAAGGTACGgtaagtaattatcaggagaaattaGTTTTATGTATGCCTGGTTTTGTAAGGCCTCAATCCCATTTTCGCTTTCCCCCTTTACCCTAAATCTTGGTGCTGAATTTTACAGTCCAGCTTGAAAAAAAATCAGGACAAATTGGAGGACctttgacaaaccgccggcttcttgtcctcgttGAGGCTAGTGGCTTTCAGGTAAATTAGGCCTAGTATGCTATTTAGGGCCAGGTTAGGTTTATGGTTACTCTGTTCCATTGTATTTCAGAAGTACCAAACAAACTTTTTGGTTTAAAACAGTTCATATATTGCACCTTCCTTCCACAATAgagtaaataattaaataaaaatagaataaaataaataataaataaagaaaataaataataaataaagaaaataaataataaataaagaaaataaataataaatgaagaaaataaagaataaaataaagaaagaaaacaaataataaataatagaataaataaataaaaagctcTAGGTTCTATCCTTTTGGAGGgagtgttgttggggggggggggggggactgggaaTTGGTCGGGGCCACATGTACAAAACTGAATTTACACTATTAATAGAGTTTTTAACACTAATATGGTGAtaacaactaccactaccacctctaCGACAGCTATCCCACAActcccttcttttgataattacttaccacaacttccaccagcatcaccataattaacaccatcaccacaaccaccgccaCTACAAGCCCTACCATAATAATGACGAGTCCTCCCACAGGTCCTGCAGGAGTGGGTAGGCTTGCGACCCTACCGACCTATTGTGAGGGTCGAGAACGAAGTCATGACTTTCGACAGCGGCACAAGCCTGAAGGTGAGGCTATTCCATTTCCAGACTCATTACCTCTAAACTTGTTCCTCATCTTGCATATGCTCGATTTGGACATTTATTTTGTCGTTTATTATTGGTATTTCATTCTTTTATTAACGTTTCTCGAAGTTATTCTAACTACCATCTTCCCCGCCTCCTGCAGGTAGTCCATAACTACGGCCATGGAGGCTATGGGGTGATGTCGGCTCCTGGCACTTCCATGGATGCTGTCAGGTTAGTGATGAAGATGCTTCCCTCCACCTGGGCCAAACTTTGAAGGGGCCCATACGTCACCTTTTTGGGTCTGTTTGTCAACACTACAAGAACCGCACATCAGCCTCTGGAAGCTTTACATCAGCGTCTGAGGCCTGTCAGACCTCAGACCAATAAATCAACTCTTATGCCTTGTAATACCTTTGAAGGCCCAAAACTCCCGTCCTTTACTCTTAGTTAAAAGAGTTTATGAATGTAGCTCATTAATGTAGTAACACTAGTAAATGATGTCTCCCGAGAGGCATCATGTAAGAATGAATAAATTATGAAAGAAAACGCCAATCCTGAATGGCTATATGAATGGACAACCATGAATGTGTGAAGTTgaccggaccacacactagaaagtaaagggacgacgatttttcggtccgtcctgaaccattctcaagctgacttgagaatggtccaggacggaccgaaatgtcgtcgtcccttcactttctagtgtgt encodes the following:
- the Daao1 gene encoding D-aspartate oxidase — encoded protein: MACVCVVGAGVVGLTTATLLQEALPPGSSVTVIADKFLRETTSDGAAGIFRPGLQFQGHTPEVTRQWLTDSYNFYKNILNSKDAASAGVKLISGFHFSSKHPKIIWNAFLRPLLEEYRLCTEEELRLHHHKYGTFMTTILTECRRYLPYLTNKFTGRGGIIETRHLESLEELVGQYDVVCNCSGIGAKDLVNDLTVTPIRGQVYKVRAPWVKNFYFVDYDTYILPGFDHITLGGTRQFDSYKEDVDKYDSMAIWERCLALVPSLKAAEVLQEWVGLRPYRPIVRVENEVMTFDSGTSLKVVHNYGHGGYGVMSAPGTSMDAVRLVMKMLPSTWAKL